The following coding sequences lie in one Mus musculus strain C57BL/6J chromosome 11, GRCm38.p6 C57BL/6J genomic window:
- the 2300003K06Rik gene encoding keratin associated protein 4-like, with the protein MVSSCCGSVCSEEGCGQSCCQTTCCRPSCCVSSCCRPQCCQSVCCQPTCCHPSCCISSCRVSSCCCPSCVNSSCCGSSSCRPTCCVSSCCRPQCCPSVCYQPSCCRSSCRSSRCRLCCGSSSCCGSSYYRPSCCISSYRRPTCCISSYCRPSCCQSTCYHSYCSRPSCCASSCYRPSCCSPTCCVPSCCRPSCFQSVCCKPTCYVSSCCRPNCCRPTSCHPTSSASSYCRSNCLPYYFHPTCCVVSCCRPSCFQSVCCKPTC; encoded by the coding sequence ATGGTCAGCTCCTGTTGTGGCTCTGTCTGCTCTGAGGAGGGCTGTGGCCAAAGCTGCTGCCAGACCACCTGCTGCCGCCCCAGCTGCTGTGTGTCCAGCTGCTGCAGGCCTCAGTGCTGCCAGTCTGTGTGCTGCCAGCCCACTTGCTGCCATCCTAGCTGCTGCATTTCTAGCTGCCGGGTGTCCAGCTGCTGCTGCCCTAGCTGTGTTAATTCTAGCTGTTGTGGATCCAGCTCCTGCCGCCCCACCTGCTGTGTGTCCAGCTGCTGCAGACCTCAGTGCTGCCCATCTGTGTGCTACCAGCCCAGCTGCTGCCGTTCCAGCTGCCGCTCCAGCCGTTGCCGCCTCTGCTGTGGTAGTTCTAGCTGTTGTGGATCTAGCTATTACAGACCCAGCTGTTGCATTTCCAGCTACCGCCGCCCCACCTGTTGCATTTCTAGTTACTGCAGGCCTTCCTGTTGCCAATCCACCTGCTACCACTCCTACTGTTCCCGTCCCAGCTGCTGTGCTTCCAGCTGTTACAGGCCTTCCTGTTGCAGCCCCACCTGCTGTGTGCCCAGCTGTTGTAGGCCAAGCTGCTTTCAGTCTGTATGCTGCAAGCCCACCTGCTATGTTTCCAGCTGTTGCAGACCTAACTGCTGCAGGCCCACCTCCTGCCACCCCACTTCCTCTGCTTCCAGCTATTGCAGATCTAACTGCCTCCCCTACTATTTCCATCCCACCTGCTGTGTGGTCAGCTGTTGTAGGCCAAGCTGTTTCCAGTCTGTGTGCTGTAAACCCACCTGCTAG
- the Gm11564 gene encoding keratin associated protein 4-like, whose amino-acid sequence MVSSCCGSVCSEEGCGQGCCQPSCCQTTCCRTTCCRPSCCVSSCCRPQCCQSVCCQPTCCRPSCCISSCCRPSCCRPSCCRPSCCRPSCCQPSCCVSSCCKPSCCVSSCCRPSCCQSVCCQPTCCRPSCCISSCCRPSCCVSSCCRPICSGGSSCCGSSCCRPSCCISSCCRPSCCVSSCCRPTCCQSTCCRPTCSSCSCC is encoded by the coding sequence ATGGTCAGCTCCTGTTGTGGCTCTGTCTGCTCTGAGGAGGGCTGTGGCCAAGgctgctgccagcccagctgctgcCAGACCACCTGCTGTAGGACCACCTGCTGCCGCCCCAGCTGCTGTGTGTCCAGCTGCTGCAGACCCCAGTGCTGCCAGTCTGTGTGCTGCCAGCCCACTTGCTGTCGCCCCAGCTGCTGCATCTCCAGCTGTTGTCGCCCCAGCTGCTGTAGACCCAGTTGCTGCAGGCCCAGCTGCTGTAGGCCTTCctgctgccagcccagctgctgcGTGTCCAGCTGCTGCAAGCCCAGCTGCTGTGTGTCCAGCTGCTGCAGGCCCAGCTGCTGCCAGTCTGTGTGCTGCCAACCTACCTGCTGTCGTCCCAGCTGCTGTATCTCTAGTTGTTGCCGTCCTAGCTGCTGTGTGTCCAGCTGCTGCAGGCCCATCTGTTCTGGTGGTTCCAGCTGTTGTGGGTCTAGCTGCTGCAGGCCCAGCTGCTGCATTTCTAGCTGTTGCCGCCCCTCCTGTTGTGTGTCCAGCTGCTGCAGGCCCACCTGCTGCCAGAGCACCTGCTGTCGCCCAACTTGCTCTAGTTGTTCTTGTTGCTGA